DNA sequence from the Geobacter sp. AOG2 genome:
GGATTGGAGAGTGGACGGATCACCTCTTCATCAACGTTGGCGATGCTCTCAGCCAACTGATGGGTGGTCAGGCCGAACAGAGTCGGCGCATCCTTGATCTTGTCGCCCAATTGTTTGAGCACGCCACTGACGCCACCGGCCACATCCAAGTCTTCCATGAAGTACTCCCCTGCCGGGTTCATGGAGGCCAGTTGCGGGGTATCCTTGGACAGGATGTCGAAGGTTTCCAGCGGCAGGTCCACACCCGCTTCCCGGGCGATGGCCAGAAGGTGTAGCACGGTATTGGACGAGCCCCCCAAGGCCAAATCGACCCGGATGGCGTTTTCGAAGGCCGCGCGAGTCAGAATGTCGCGGGGTTTGATATCGTTGCGCACCAGCTCGACAATCCTCTCGCCCGAGGCAAAGGCTATGCGCCGCTTCAAGGCCGAAACCGCCAGGGCGGTACCGCAACGCGGCAGGCTCATTCCCATGGTCTCGGTCAGGATAGCCATGGTGTTCGCGGTGAACAATCCCTGACAGGACCCCATGCCGGGGCAGGCGTTGTCCTCGCAGACCTTGAGTTCCTTGTCGTCGATCACGCCAGCCTTGTAACGGGCCATGGCCTCAAAGGTGTCGGTGACAAAGGAGTATTTCCGACCACTCAGGCTGCGGCCGCTCATCATTGGACCGGCAGTAACGATAATGCAGGGAATGTTTAGCCGCGCGGCGGCCATCAGCATGCCGGGGGTGATCTTGTCGCAGTTGGTCAGCAGCACCAAGCCATCTAGTCGGTGTGCTTCGGCCACCGATTCCACCATGTCAGCGATCAGTTCGCGGGTAGGGAGCGAATAGTGCATCCCCTTGTGCCCCATGGCGATCCCGTCGCAGACGCCAGGGATACCGAAGAAGAAAGCATAACCGCCCCCGGAGTGAACGCCCTTCTCGATGAAGCGCTCTAGGTCTCGCATGCCTGAGTGTCCCGGGATCAGGTCGGTAAAGCTGGTTGCCACGCCGATGAACGGCTTTTCAAAGGCGCTGTCGGGAACCCCGGTTCCCTTGAGGAGCGCTCGGTGCGGTGTTCGTTCGAGTCCCTGCTTGATGGTGTCGCTACGCATGATGGTATTATCCTCGATGATTCAAATTTTCGTGATGCCAAACAGCCGATTGGCGCGGATAAAGGACATAAAAGATAGTATATATGCGGACTGGTGTCAACCCGGAATGCCGAAGAGTTTATTGGAATTTATTTACGATCTCATGAACCGTCGATGTTGCATTACACGACCGGAATGGTATACTACGCCTCACCACTCCTGCATACCGACGTCAAGGATTGCCCTATGATGGCAGCAGAAAGCGCTCCCGATTCTTCCCGAAAACCAACTGCCGCCGATCTGCGGCGCTCCTCCACGCGGCACCTCCAATATACTCTGATCAAGGACAAATACTCCATCACAGCCGGCACGGCCTGGCCTGATCCGGAATACAACCCATGAAGACACCGACACTTTGGGAATCCCCCGACGATAGTCCCAAAATTCAACCGATTCCGGCAAACGCCCCCTTAGCTGAACGCATGCGTCCCCGCAGTATGGCCGAATTTACCGGGCAGGAACACCTACTGGGCGAAGGGCGCATTCTGCGACGGATGATCGAAACCGACAACCTTTCCTCTTTGATCTTCTGGGGACCACCCGGCTGCGGCAAAACCACGCTGGCCCATGTCATAGCAAAGGAAACTAAATCCCACTTCATCTTCTTCTCCGCCATCCTTTCGGGTGTAAAGGAAATCCGCGAGATCTTCCGCGAAGCAGAGGGATATGCCGACCGCGGCGCCCGTACCATCCTCTTCGTGGATGAAATCCATCGTTTCAACAAATCCCAGCAGGATGCCTTTCTCCCCTACGTGGAAAAAGGTGTCGTCACCATCATCGGCGCCACCACCGAAAACCCCTCTTTCGAGGTCATCGCACCGCTCATCTCCCGCTGCCGTGTCCTGACCTTGAATCAACTGGACGCGTCAACAGTCGGGACCATCCTGCGCCAAGCACTGAATGATATGGAACGAGGGCTCGGCCCTTTAGGCCTCACAGCCGACGATGACGCTCTCGTGTTCCTGGCCGACCAATGCGGCGGTGATGCCCGCATAGCCTTGAATACTCTGGAGGTGGCAGCGGGTATTACGACAGATAATGTCATAAAAATTGAAACCGTGCAGGAAGCTTTACAAAAAAAAGCCCTGCTGTACGATAAGGGTGGCGAAGAGCATTACAACGTCATCTCGGCCTTTATTAAATCACTGCGTGGCAGCGATCCCGACGCGGCCCTCTACTGGCTGGCCCGCATGCTGGAGGCGGGAGAGGACCCACTCTTCATCCTGCGGCGTATGATCGTCCTGGCCTCCGAGGACATCGGCAACGCAGATCCCCGAGCCTTGCAGGTAGCGGTCTCGGCCCTCCAGGCCTTCCAGTTCGTGGGGATGCCCGAGGGCCGCATCCCCTTGGGCCAGGCGGTCACCTACCTAGCCACGGCGCCGAAATCAAACGCCTCCTACGCCGGCATCAACGCCGCGTTATCCGAGGTTAAAAAGAGCGGCGCCCTCCCCGTTCCTCTGCACATTCGCAACGCCCCAACCAAGTTGATGAAGGAACTGGGCTACCACAAAGGGTATCAGTACGACCATGACTACGAGGAAGGGTACTCTGGGCAGGAATGCCTGCCGGAAAAGTTGGTCGGGCGAAAGTTCTATGAACCAAGGGGGCACGGTTATGAGAAAAATATCCTGGAGCGTATGGAGTGGCTACGCGCCCAAAAAAAGAAACCATAATAAGCGTTTCTCCGATCAACAGAGGGGTGAAGGACATCAAGGAGATATCTGACCATGAAACGACTCGCCATTCTTACCAGCGGTGGTGACTGCTCCGGTATGAACGCCGTAGTCCGTGCTGCGGCACGTACCGCCATCGCCAATGATGTAGAAATGATCGGCTACCGGAAAGGGTTTGCCGGGCTCTTGAAAAACGACTACCTGGTGTTGACGAGCAGGGCTGTTTCCGGGGTGCTCCAGCGGGGCGGAACATTCCTGCAGTCGGCCCGCTCTCAGGAGTTCCGCACCGAGGAGGGGCGCCGCAAGGCGCTGGACAACCTGTTGAAGGAAAAAGTCGAAGGACTTATAGTGATCGGCGGCGATGGTTCGCTCTGCGGCGCCCATGCTCTCGACATGCAAGGTTTCCCGGTGGTCGGCATCCCGGCCAGCATCGACAACGACATCCCGTACACCGACATGGCACTGGGGGTGGACACGGCACTTAACAACATTCTCTACGCCGTGGACTGCATCAAGGATACCGCCAGCTCCCATGACCGGGCCTTCATCGTGGAGGTTATGGGGCGCAACTCCGGCTACCTGGCCTCGACCTCGGCGATCGCCACCGGCGCGGAATTCGCCATCGTGCCCGAAGTGGAATTCGATCTGACTGAAATGTGTCACCAGTTGCGGCGGCGTTACGAAGAGGGTCGCACCAATGCCCTGATCATCATGGCCGAGGGAGCTGGCCGCGCTCAAGAGATTGCCGACAGCATCAAGGATTGTGCCGGCTTCGAGACCCGGGTGACCGTTTTGGGGCACTACCAGCGGGGCGGCGCACCTACGGTTTTTGACCGCCTGCTGGGAAGCCGCTTCGGCCTTAAGGCGGTAGAACTGTTGCTCTCCGGGACCAAGGGGGTTATGCTCGGCCTGTCGACTAACTCCCTGACCACCACGTTGCTGGAGATGGTCGTTAAGGGTGGGCAAAAAAAGCTGAACAACGAACTGGTGCACATGGCCGACATCCTGGGGATTTGAAATGGCTCGCAAACACAGACTCTTCAGTGGGCAGTCCCGCAAGGCCGGCCTTCCTCCCGGTACGCTGGTCCACATCGGCACGGAGCGTAGCGGTGGCTCGGTCATCGACGTGACCGTTTATTCGCCGGACAGCGTCGAGGAGTTTCGCCCCGAGGGGTTCGACCAGTGCGTCCAGCCCTCCCCCGGACCGGCCGTAACCTGGATTAACCTGGAAGGACTCCAGGACGTGGAACTGATCAGGCGTTTCGGTGAATGTTACAAGTTGCATCCCCTTGTGCTGGAAGATATCGTCAATACGACTCAACGTCCGAAAATCGAAGATTACGGCGACTACCTCTTCATCGTCGCCCGCATGATTGGCTTCACGCCGGAACAGGGCATAGAAACCGAACAGGTCAGCATGATCATCGGACAGAACTACCTGCTGTCATTCCAAGCGGGGACGGTCGGGGACACTTTCGAACCGGTACGGGAACGGATCCGTAGCGGTCGTGGCCGCATCAGGACCATGGGAGCTGATTACCTGGCTTACGGCCTGATCGATGCCGTCGTTGACAATTATTTTACCGTTCTTGAGGGGATGGGAGAGATCGTGGAGGACCTTGAGGATGAGTTGGCCCAAGGGCCGAACCAACAAATCCTCAAAAGGATCATCGCCCTCAAACGGGAGACCATCTTCATGCGCAAGGGAGTTTGGCCGTTGCGCGAGGTTACCGCAGCCTTGGAGCGGGGCGAATCGCCCCTGATCTGCGATACGTCGCGAGTTTTCTTCCGCGACACCTACGACCACACTATCCAGATCATTGACGGAGTGGAAACCTTTCGCGATCTCCTTTCCGGCATGCTCGACCTGTACCTGTCCAGCATGAGCAATCGCACCAACGAGATCATGAAGCTCTTGACCATTGTCGGCACGATCTTCCTGCCGTTGACTTTCATCGTCGGCGTGTACGGCATGAACTTTAAATACATACCTGAGCTTGAATGGCATTACGGCTATTTCATCATCTGGGGGGCGATGCTGGCTATCGCCGCGGCAATGGCCATATATTTCAAAAGAAAACGGTGGTTATGATCGGGATGTTGAAGAACTGCCGGAGGAAACCATGACAAGACTCGTCCTGAAATGGGTATTGAACGCATTTGCCCTCTTTCTGGTTATGAAACTGATTCCGGGGATTCAGATTGACCGCTTTCAGGATCTGTTGGTGGGGGCACTGGTGATTGGATTATTGAACGCGTTCCTGCGGCCGGTTATAATCCTGCTGACCCTGCCTGCAACCGTGCTGACCCTGGGGCTTTTTACCCTGGTCATCAATGGACTTATGTTTTATCTGGCCACTACGCTGGTCCACGGCTTCAGGGTCTCCGGTTTTGTCACCGCCTTTGTGGCGGCGCTGCTCTTTAGTCTGTTCAGTTTTTTCCTCAACATGATCGTCCGCCGGGACGAATGATGCAAGCCGCCGCTTCTGCCGTTCAAGTATTGCACTGTTGGATCACGGCGAACGACAGCACGTAATGATTGTCCCGGAAGACTAACCGTAAACCGAGAAACTGCTATGTGGGGAGTTCGGGTGTAAAAGCGCCTTCCTCTCCTCGTTGCTCACCGGCTGCGAGGTTTTCTTTGCAGGGGGCGCCCCCTCGGAAGAAGAGGAAAGAGTTACGACGTCTTCAGGCAGGCTCAGCAATTGCGGGGTGACCGTGGCGGTTTTCCTGCCCCCGGCCGTTTCATTCATCGTCGGACGTTTCGCCTGTTGAGGAGAGACTACCCCCGGCGCTGATTCTATCACGTCAGATATTGAAGATTGCATAGCATAAACTCTTATTGTTAATAATTTTTATTATATTATGCACCACGATGCAATGCAAGTGGACAAATTTGACGGGATTACATCACTGCCATTTTTTGCTATAGTGGTACCGCACATTATCAACATGCTATATTTTAACCCGTAAGGCGGCCACATATGAATCTACGCATCCCCTTCAGGCAGATATTGCCCATGGGGGTCCTCGTCGTTTTGTCCGGTCTGACTGGCTGCGCGACGGTCGATCAGAAGATCGCCCTGAATCACGCACCAGCAGAGCATCCCCTTGGCAAACACAACGGAGAGATCGTCGCATCACGGCTCGACGTACCCGCATCGGATACCAAAAACAGCAGAGGCGAATGGACAAACGACGCTCTGCTGCCCGAATTGAAGCGTGCAGGCTATACCGCGACTTCGGCCCCATCCATCTCCTACGGCATTTTCCGGGGCATCCTCATTACCGACACCCGCGTTTACCTAGACGTCAACAAGAGCTTGGCCAGCGACCAGAGCAAGCATGAACTCAAGTTCAACGTCGATATGGTTCTGAACGGCACCAAAGCTAAAACTTTTACAGTGGTATCCCGAGACAATAGTACCCTGCTTACCGCCGCAAAGGAAATCAAAGAGAAAATCATGTTCAACTACCTGCAGGACGTCATGCAGCAGATCGTCCCCGACATCATCGCCCTGATCGAAAAATAGTGATCACCATCGCCACTACCCTCACCGCCCAGGTCGCTCGCAGCATCCGCGAGCACAGGCTCTTTGGATCGGACGACACCATCATCGTGGCCATTTCCGGTGGGGCCGATTCCACTGCCTTGCTCGACCTGCTCTCCCGGCTACCCGGACTTTCGCCGCGGCTCGTGGCGGCCCATCTGAACCATTGTCTGCGCGGCCCGGAATCGGACCGGGACGAGGAGTTTGTCCGCTCCCTCGCCACCCGCTATCGCATCCCCCTGGAATGCTGCCGGGTGGATGTGAAAGAGCTTGCCCTAAGAGAACGGCGCAATCTTGAAGATGCCGGCCGGCGGGCGCGCATTGCCTTCCTCGACGAGGTCCGCCACTCATGGCAGGCCACGGCGGTCGCTCTGGCACATCACGCCGACGATCAGGCCGAGACTGTCTTGATGCGCCTCCTCCGAGGTGCGGGACCGGGAGGACTTGCCGGCATGCCCTACCGGAACGGACGGGGCTTCGTCCGTCCCCTGCTGGGTATCACCCGGGCCGAGTTGGTGGCCTACCTGACAGAGCGGGGCATGGCGTGGCGCGAAGACGCCAGTAACCGGGACATCGCCTTTCTGCGCAATCGTATCCGCCACGAGCTGCTGCCCCTGCTGGAGCAGTACAACCCTGCCATCCGGGAGCGCCTAGCCACAACCGCCGCCGTGCTGTCGGATGAGCACAATATCATTAATCAGCTTACGAAGGAGATTGTGGATCGCGCCTGTACCTCTGACGGCGATGGATTTGCCTGCACGGTTACAACATTAATTGAGCAGCCGCCCGCACTGCGACGAAGGGTTTTTCGCCATCTGTTAGAGCGGCTGGCCGGCAATCTGGACCACTTCTCAAACCGCCACATTTCGGCTATGGAACAGTTGTTGGAGTCTCCCCGCCCTCACGCAACGCTGAATCTGCCTCAGGGTATTACCGTCATGCGCGATTACGGCGCGTTCCTATTGCAGCGCACGTTAAGGTCTGCTCCGCTGGCCATAGATAAATTGATGATCACGGGAACTGGGCACTATCCACTCCCCGGTGGCGCATCACTAACACTGACCCTTGTGCCCGCATCGACCGACATTACGCCTCTCCCGGCCAATGCCGCCCTTTTCGACCCAGACCGCGCCCCCTTCCCCTGGTATGTACGCACGTTCAAAAACGGCGACCGCCTTATGCCCTTCGGCATGAACGGCAGCAAAAAGGTCAAAGAGATTTTCATCGATACTAAGGTCTCCCGCTTCAAGCGCCTCAGTATCCCTCTCCTCTTCTGTGGTGAAACGCTGCTCTGGGTCTGCGGCCTGCGCGCTTCGCAGTTCGCCTGCATCGACAATACATCCACTCATGCAATCAAGGCGGTTTTCTCGGAGACATGACCGCATCCGTCAGGCATCCAATCGATTGAACTTGTCAATAAGAGCTCGATATGGTAATTAATTTCAATTTACGCAAAACAATTCATACATTTCAGTTACGGGGGTAACCGTGAACCAATTTTATAAAAATCTTGCTCTCTGGCTCGTCATCAGCCTGATGATGATCCTGCTCTTCAATATGTTCAACAAGCCGCGCCCGACTGCGGATAAGATCAATTTCAGCGATTTTATCGCCCAGGTGGACGCTGGCAAGGTCACCTCTGTCACCATTCAGGGCAACGATATCACCGGCAAGTTCGAGGGTAAGGACGGTAAGGAGTTCCGCACCTACAAACCCTACTCCGACGCTGACCTGACTGAAAAACTTCTGGATAAAAAGGTCACCATCATCGCCAAGCCGGAAGAGGAGAAATTCTCCTGGTTCTCCATCTTTATCTCTTGGTTCCCCTTGCTTTTGCTGGTGGGCATCTGGATCTTTTTCATGCGTCAGATGCAGGTTGGCGGCGGTAAGGCCATGTCCTTCGGCAAAAGTCGTGCAAAACTCCTGACCGAGGCCCAAGGCAAAATCACCTTCGAAGATGTGGCCGGTATTGAGGAGGCCAAGGAAGAACTGAACGAGATCATCGCCTTCCTGAAAGACCCGAAAAAGTTCACCAAACTGGGCGGCAGAATCCCCAAAGGGGTACTCTTGATGGGACCTCCGGGCACCGGCAAGACCCTCCTGGCCAGGGCCATTGCCGGCGAGGCTGGTGTTCCTTTTTTCTCCATCTCCGGCTCTGATTTTGTGGAGATGTTTGTCGGTGTCGGCGCCAGCCGGGTGCGCGACCTGTTCCTGCAAGGCAAAAAAAGCGCTCCCTGTATCATCTTCATCGATGAGATAGACGCTGTAGGCCGCCACCGCGGAGCCGGCTTGGGCGGTGGCCACGACGAGCGCGAACAAACCCTCAACCAGTTGCTGGTGGAGATGGACGGTTTTGAATCCAACGAAGGTGTCATTCTGATCGCCGCCACCAACCGCCCCGATGTCCTCGACCCGGCTCTGCTGCGACCCGGCCGTTTTGACCGCCAGGTGGTGGTACCCCGCCCCGATGTCAAGGGACGCGAGATGATCCTCAAGGTGCATGCCAAGAAGGTACCGCTCTCACCCGATGTGGATCTGGCGGTCATCGCCCGCGGTACCCCCGGCTTCTCCGGGGCCGATCTGGCCAACGTGGTCAACGAGGCGGCGCTTCTGGCAGCGCGCGTAGACAAGGCCGTCGTGGAATCCATCGATTTCGACAATGCCAAGGACAAGGTACTGATGGGCGTGGAGCGGCGCAGCATGGTAATCTCCGGCGAAGAGAAAAAGAGCACAGCCTACCACGAGGCCGGCCACACCCTTGTAGCAAAACTGGTTCCCGGCACAGATCCGGTCCACAAGGTTTCCATCATCCCCCGTGGCCGCGCTTTGGGCGTGACCATGCAGCTTCCTATCGAGGACAAACACAGCTATTCACGGGAAGCTCTCCTGGCCCGCATCGCCGTGTTGATGGGTGGCCGTGCGGCCGAGGACCTCATCTTCAACACCTTTACTACCGGCGCGGGCAACGACATCGAACAGGCTACCGAAATGGCCCGCAAGATGGTCTGTGAATGGGGTATGAGTGATAAGATGGGTCCGCTTTCTTTCGGCAAGAAGGACGAACAGATCTTCCTGGGCCGGGATATGGCCTCCCACAAGAATTACAGCGAAGCCACCGCCGTAGAGATCGACACCGAGATCAAGCGCATCGTCGATGAAAGCTACGAACGTGCCCTGACACTGCTCAAGGAGAATATCCACAACCTGCACAACCTCTCCGAATGCCTGATCGAGAAAGAGAACCTGACCGGTGCCGAAGTAGACGAGATTATTGCCGCCGGCACTCCTATCTACGGCCACGACGGCAAGCAGACCGCCGGCGAAGAAGCGGCGGCACAGGCACAGCAGCATACCGATCTCAAGGCTTGAGATGAGCGCCTTCACGGCCAGACTGCTGACTGTTGCCTCACGAGAGGACGCTGAACGGGAACTGGCAAGGATCGGGGCCGACCCGCGCGGCATCGGCATGATGTCTCCCAAGATGTTGACCCGTTGCGTACACCTGAGCAAGCTTCTCTGCCGCCAGGCCAATGTCCTCAAACAGGAAATGCTGGGCCTGGGAGGCGATGCAGCGGTTGCCCGGGGTACGGTGGCATGTAGCATTGACAGTACCGACGTCATCCTGATGGGTACGGAGAAGCAGCTTCAGCGATTGTGCGAGAAGCTCCTCCACCAGCCGTTTGGCCTTGCCGGTCTGGCGGAGGAACTGACTTCTTTCCTGGCAAGCCTCTCACCGGCACCGCAAATATGGAAAATCGCCCGTCGTGAGCTTGTGCTTGACCGCCCGCTTATTATGGGCATCCTCAACGTAACCCCTGACTCCTTTTCAGACGGCGGTAGTTTTCTCGATCCGCATAGTGCAGCGGAACATGCCTTGGAGATGGAGGCCGAAGGGGCCGACATCATCGACATCGGCGGGGAAAGCACCCGACCAGGGGCTCCCCAGGTCCCGGCGGCTGAAGAGCTGCGCCGGGTTGCACCGGTCATTGAACTGCTTTCAGGAAGACTTTCCTGCCCCGTTTCGGTGGATACCTGGAAGGGTGAGGTTGCCCAAGGAGCGCTTGTAGCCGGGGCCGAAATCATCAACGACATCAGCGGCTTCGGTTTTGATCCCGCCATGGCTCCGTTGGCGGCGCAGAGCGGCGCCGGCGTGGTTCTGATGCATACCCGCGGCACGCCCGACATGATGCAGTCCCATACGGGCTACGGAGATTTAGTGGGCGAGGTCATTGCAGGGCTACGCTGTTCGTTGGACAGCGCCTTGTCAGCAGGGGTTGAACGCGAGCGAATCGTCATCGATCCGGGTATTGGTTTTGCCAAGGATACCGCTGGCAATCTGGAGATCCTACGAAGGCTGCGCGAGTTCACCAGCCTCGGCCTGCCGCTTTTAGTAGGGACGTCTCGCAAGTCATTCATCGGAAAAATCCTGGGGCGGGAAACCGGGGAACGCTTGGCCGGCACTGCCGCAACGGTTGCCCTTGCCGTGGCCAACGGCGCTTCCATTCTGCGGGTGCACGACGTCCGCGCAATGCGTGATGCGGCCGACATGGCCCATGCTATCGCCACCAAGTAATGACTGTAACTGCCGGTAGCAAACCAGTCGCTTTCAGAGGGAAAGAATGCCCGGATTGCTCGACAACAGCACCCTGCTTGACCTCTGCGACATCCTCATCGTGGCTGTCCTTGTTTACCATTTTTCTCTTGTTCTGAAAAAGGACGCGGCGGTCAGGCTGCTGATCTTTCTGCTGATATTTTTCGCCTGCTTCTACTTTGCGCTGCTTTCTGGCTTTTCTTCCACCACTTGGCTGCTGCGCACCATATTTTCATCAGCCCTGATCATTCTGGCCATCATCTTTCAGGGGGACATCCGGCGGGCACTTCTATCCTTGGGGCGTCGCCCCGTAACCGCCAATACCCAGGATGAAACGACCGAGACCATCGAAGAGTTGACCAAGGCGGTCGGTGAGATGTCGAAGAAGCGGATCGGCGCGCTGATCGTCATTGTCCGCCGACTTCCCATAGACCACTTGGTTGAGGTTGGCACCGAGATTGACGCCAAGGTAACCAGCGAGCTCCTCAATTCGATCTTTCTTCCCTACTCTCCGATCCATGACGGAGCGGTTATCATCCACAACGGAAAACTCACCAAGGCTGGCTGCCTGCTCCCCCTGTCCAAGAACCCCGATATTGCCAAAAGTTTCGGCACTCGTCATCGGGCAGCGTTGGGATTGTCAGAGTTGGTAGATGCTTTGGTCATGGTGGTTTCGGAAGAAACCGGTAATATTTCTCTTGTGCATGACGGCAAGATTTATTACGACCTGGAACAAAACGAAATACGGCGCATGCTGAGGAAATCCCTGGATTTCAGACGCATTCAAAAAGTGGCCGCAGTTGGAGAGACAATACCATGACCTTGACTCTCTCCGCCATCAAACGCCGCTGTACACGGAACGCAAGCCTCAAGATCTTAAGCCTTATGCTGGCGGTCTGTATCTGGAGCTTCACGTCGCTTTCTCGGGAAACACGCTACGAACTGGTCCTGCCCGTGGAATTGCGCAACACCCCGCCTGGATACCGGGTGACTCCGCCACTACCCGGCGAAGTGCATTTCACCTTGACCGGACCATCCCTTTTGATCGACGGGGCTCGGCGTTCCAATTCCCGGGTGATTCTCAGCCTGCGGGGCATAAAGCCTGGAAAGACCCTCTTTTCCCATCTGGAAACCTACCTGAAGCTGCCGGAGGGAATCAAGGTCACCCGTATCTCACCGGCCGAATTGGAAATCGAACTCGACAGGGAACAAGTAAATTCAGATTAAGGAGCCTCAAAAACGTGAAAAAACTCTTCGGAACCGATGGTGTCCGCGGCGTTGCCAACGTCTACCCCATGACCTGCGAAATGGCTATGCAGTTGGGCCGGGCTGCGGCATACATCTTCAAAAGCGCTGGTAAGCGGAGACACCGCATCGTGATCGGCAAGGATACGCGCCTGTCGGGCTACATGCTTGAAAATGCGCTGGTGGCGGGCATCTGCTCCATGGGTGTAGATGTGCTCGTGGTGGGACCGCTCCCCACGCCGGGTATCGCCAATATCACCTCTTCCATGCGGGCCGACGCCGGAGTGGTCATCTCGGCGTCGCACAACGCCTTTCAGGACAACGGCATCAAGTTTTTCTCCGCCGACGGCTTCAAGCTGCCTGACGAGATCGAGTTGAAGATCGAAAACCTGATCGAAACGAACCATATTGATTCCCTGCGCCCAACCGCGACCGAGGTGGGCAAGGCTTTCCGTATCGACGATGCCGCCGGCCGCTACATCGTGTTCCTCAAAAATACCTTTCCCCAGGAGATGGACCTGTCTGGACTAAAGATCGTTCTGGATTGCGCAAACGGCGCTGCCTACAAGGTTGCGCCGGCGGTCTTCGGAGAACTGGGAGCCGAGGTAATCCCCCTGGGGGTCAAGCCCAACGGCACCAATATCAACGCCGGGTGCGGCTCGCTTCATCCGGAGGTGATCAGTGCAGCCGTCAAGGAACACCAAGCCGACATCGGCATCGCTCTGGACGGCGACGCCGACAGGGTGATCGTCTGCGACGAATTCGGCAACGAGGTGGATGGCGACCACATCATGGCGATCTGCGCCACGGACATGCTGCGCCGCAACATCCTGAAAAAAAACACCCTGGTAGCCACGGTCATGAGCAACATGGGGTTGGACATCGCCGTCAGGAAGGCAGGCGGTACGGTGATCAAAACCGCCGTGGGGGACCGTTACGTGGTGGAGGAAATGCGCAAAGGTGGCTACAACCTCGGAGGTGAGCAGTCCGGACACATGATCTTCCTGGACCACAGCACCACCGGTGACGGAATCCTCTCGGCCCTCCAGCTCCTGGCGGTCATGCGCCGTGAGGGGAAACCACTCTCCGAGCTGGCCAAACGGATGATCGCCCTGCCTCAGGTACTCGTCAACACAAGGGTTGCCGAAAAAAAAGACATCACAACCATCCCCGAAATCGCCGCCAGAATCGACGACGTGGAGAAGAAGCTAGGGAGTGAAGGGCGCGTATTGATCCGCTATTCCGGCACGGAACCGCTTCTGCGGGTCATGATCGAAGGACAGGACAAGTATGAGATCACCACTTGGGCCAACGAGATCGTAGAGATGGTGAAGCTGCATATCGGGGGACACTAACCGATTCTGCCACGGGATCACAGAAACACGGAGAACGGCGAAAACTTTGGAGTAGGCCAGAATCTGTTTTTTTAGGTTTTTATCTGAATGTTTTTGTTATCTCCAGATTTTTTTGTGCTCCTGTGGCTCCGTGGCAAATATCAGGAGGTTTGAAGTGGCAAAGCTAGGACTAAACGTCGATCATGTTGCAACCGTGCGCCAAGCACGAGGCGGGGTGGAACCCGATCCGGTGACGGCGGCCGCCATGGGAGAATTGGCCGGGGCCGAAGGGATTACCATCCATCTGCGGGAGGACCGGCGGCATATCCAAGATCGGGACCTAGAGATTCTACGCCAGACCGTGAAGACCAAGCTGAATCTGGAGATGGCCGCCACCCAGGAAATGGTGCGCATCGCCCTGAGAGTGAAACCGGAGCAGGTCACTCT
Encoded proteins:
- the ilvD gene encoding dihydroxy-acid dehydratase — encoded protein: MRSDTIKQGLERTPHRALLKGTGVPDSAFEKPFIGVATSFTDLIPGHSGMRDLERFIEKGVHSGGGYAFFFGIPGVCDGIAMGHKGMHYSLPTRELIADMVESVAEAHRLDGLVLLTNCDKITPGMLMAAARLNIPCIIVTAGPMMSGRSLSGRKYSFVTDTFEAMARYKAGVIDDKELKVCEDNACPGMGSCQGLFTANTMAILTETMGMSLPRCGTALAVSALKRRIAFASGERIVELVRNDIKPRDILTRAAFENAIRVDLALGGSSNTVLHLLAIAREAGVDLPLETFDILSKDTPQLASMNPAGEYFMEDLDVAGGVSGVLKQLGDKIKDAPTLFGLTTHQLAESIANVDEEVIRPLSNPIKKEGGIAILSGNLAPKGAVVKQSGVSAAMMKFEGAARCFDAEEKAMAAIMEGKIVSGDVVVIRYEGPKGGPGMREMLAPTAAIMGMGLGDSVALITDGRFSGGTRGPCIGHISPEAAEGGPIALVEEGDRILLDIPNRRLELLVDEATLATRRAAWKAPEAKIRTGWLARYAKLVTSAHTGAVTTAD
- a CDS encoding replication-associated recombination protein A — its product is MRPRSMAEFTGQEHLLGEGRILRRMIETDNLSSLIFWGPPGCGKTTLAHVIAKETKSHFIFFSAILSGVKEIREIFREAEGYADRGARTILFVDEIHRFNKSQQDAFLPYVEKGVVTIIGATTENPSFEVIAPLISRCRVLTLNQLDASTVGTILRQALNDMERGLGPLGLTADDDALVFLADQCGGDARIALNTLEVAAGITTDNVIKIETVQEALQKKALLYDKGGEEHYNVISAFIKSLRGSDPDAALYWLARMLEAGEDPLFILRRMIVLASEDIGNADPRALQVAVSALQAFQFVGMPEGRIPLGQAVTYLATAPKSNASYAGINAALSEVKKSGALPVPLHIRNAPTKLMKELGYHKGYQYDHDYEEGYSGQECLPEKLVGRKFYEPRGHGYEKNILERMEWLRAQKKKP
- the pfkA gene encoding 6-phosphofructokinase; amino-acid sequence: MKRLAILTSGGDCSGMNAVVRAAARTAIANDVEMIGYRKGFAGLLKNDYLVLTSRAVSGVLQRGGTFLQSARSQEFRTEEGRRKALDNLLKEKVEGLIVIGGDGSLCGAHALDMQGFPVVGIPASIDNDIPYTDMALGVDTALNNILYAVDCIKDTASSHDRAFIVEVMGRNSGYLASTSAIATGAEFAIVPEVEFDLTEMCHQLRRRYEEGRTNALIIMAEGAGRAQEIADSIKDCAGFETRVTVLGHYQRGGAPTVFDRLLGSRFGLKAVELLLSGTKGVMLGLSTNSLTTTLLEMVVKGGQKKLNNELVHMADILGI
- the corA gene encoding magnesium/cobalt transporter CorA is translated as MARKHRLFSGQSRKAGLPPGTLVHIGTERSGGSVIDVTVYSPDSVEEFRPEGFDQCVQPSPGPAVTWINLEGLQDVELIRRFGECYKLHPLVLEDIVNTTQRPKIEDYGDYLFIVARMIGFTPEQGIETEQVSMIIGQNYLLSFQAGTVGDTFEPVRERIRSGRGRIRTMGADYLAYGLIDAVVDNYFTVLEGMGEIVEDLEDELAQGPNQQILKRIIALKRETIFMRKGVWPLREVTAALERGESPLICDTSRVFFRDTYDHTIQIIDGVETFRDLLSGMLDLYLSSMSNRTNEIMKLLTIVGTIFLPLTFIVGVYGMNFKYIPELEWHYGYFIIWGAMLAIAAAMAIYFKRKRWL
- a CDS encoding phage holin family protein, whose amino-acid sequence is MTRLVLKWVLNAFALFLVMKLIPGIQIDRFQDLLVGALVIGLLNAFLRPVIILLTLPATVLTLGLFTLVINGLMFYLATTLVHGFRVSGFVTAFVAALLFSLFSFFLNMIVRRDE